A genomic region of Haliotis asinina isolate JCU_RB_2024 chromosome 1, JCU_Hal_asi_v2, whole genome shotgun sequence contains the following coding sequences:
- the LOC137298833 gene encoding prion-like-(Q/N-rich) domain-bearing protein 25, whose product MFILMVCVLLSGLVEIGTYSCPSTAPLYFPDPWMYPNPWRCISAQECRRKSYVVYGRTCVHSCPPRTFYQQETSTCYNTCPVYTIRIGSRCLNGTYCVSKNKQVLFNGTCVPSCPSSAPFTKDGSCRKECPADTVKNVSDCVSPSDCIDSGYFIDNKTCVKACPTEKQSILHGVCHSSCPPDQSVTANRTECLSKKECTHKLGHFIYNNTCVPECPSTSIFSDQGSCTALCPKEKYVLGTRCILNIECVSRNRVLFRNECIAACPAEAPHTIDNVCYSTCPKNYVLDGEACIGLQQCISTRGLYKVVFNNTCLDSCPPAAPLNHQGLCVQSCPNDTVAADMQCVDSSMCLGSSRFISNGTCVSECPGPSPYVARGYCYPACPKDFVVTTPEQFQCISETECVMKKNMVFNKTCTTSCPKESPYTRTGYCYHSCPQGTASLPDMKCVSYQDCKTRGNFVQESKCLHECPSALPYRFHDKCISECPHNTSIFPDNKCVSPSECPTIKDAVMYNGSCLPTCPSFAPYVHSRNCLSKCPTGYFGKGSDCRKNYECQNILYNGSCLSSCPKEAPNRKDSDCYSNCPPETYIYQATCIDQYDCQEKKFYLSNGSCVPTCPSGSAGFTDYVCHPLIYVYQAIKVTPFLLLMVLVCLFLVMYNPKKSRLMNAPTALQREQLVYRECDMVECVTSDHSHRQQQDNADPYEGYMEHNSDDELLPLEDHRNNPHNVDIGHGAANYSNDVIVHPQRDDDEDVPLLQAASEDDPLIRQADDAFLFGDGIY is encoded by the exons ATGTTCATTCTCATGGTGTGTGTCCTCTTGTCCGGCTTGGTTGAAATAGGTACATACAGTTGTCCCTCAACAGCTCCTCTTTATTTTCCCGATCCTTGGATGTACCCCAACCCTTGGAGGTGTATTAGTGCACAGGAATGCCGAAGAAAGTCATATGTGGTATACGGGAGAACATGCGTGCATTCCTGTCCGCCAAGGACGTTTTACCAACAGGAAACATCCACCTGCTACAACACGTGCCCAGTATATACAATCAGGATAGGATCACGTTGTTTGAATGGGACATACTGCGTGTCCAAGAACAAACAGGTTCTGTTTAATGGTACATGCGTACCATCCTGCCCTTCATCCGCGCCTTTCACGAAAGATGGGTCTTGTCGTAAGGAATGTCCAGCTGATACGGTTAAGAATGTGTCCGACTGTGTGTCTCCATCAGACTGTATTGACAGCGGATATTTCATAGACAACAAGACGTGTGTTAAAGCTTGTCCCACTGAGAAACAGTCTATTTTACACGGTGTCTGCCATTCTTCATGTCCACCTGACCAATCTGTCACGGCAAATAGAACAGAATGTCTGTCAAAAAAGGAATGTACTCACAAGCTGGGTCACTTCATATACAACAATACCTGCGTTCCTGAGTGTCCATCTACATCTATTTTCAGTGACCAAGGGTCATGCACAGCACTGTGTCCTAAAGAGAAATATGTCCTTGGGACTCGTTGCATTTTGAACATTGAATGTGTCAGCCGAAATAGAGTTCTTTTCCGAAATGAATGCATCGCCGCTTGTCCTGCTGAAGCCCCTCATACTATAGATAATGTGTGCTACTCGACGTGCCCAAAGAACTACGTGCTTGATGGCGAAGCGTGCATAGGTTTACAACAATGCATATCAACACGTGGCCTCTATAAGGTAGTATTCAACAATACCTGTCTTGATTCATGTCCACCTGCAGCACCTTTAAACCACCAAGGATTGTGTGTACAAAGCTGTCCCAATGACACTGTAGCTGCAGACATGCAATGCGTTGACTCTTCCATGTGTTTAGGTAGCAGCAGATTTATATCCAACGGAACATGTGTATCTGAGTGTCCTGGTCCATCGCCGTATGTAGCCCGTGGCTACTGCTATCCTGCCTGTCCTAAAGACTTTGTTGTCACTACCCCAGAGCAGTTCCAATGCATTAGCGAAACCGAATGTGTAATGAAGAAAAATATGGttttcaacaaaacatgcaCAACATCATGTCCAAAAGAATCTCCCTATACCAGGACAGGCTATTGCTACCATAGCTGCCCACAGGGAACAGCCAGTTTACCTGATATGAAGTGTGTAAGTTATCAAGACTGCAAGACACGGGGGAACTTTGTTCAAGAATCCAAATGTCTACATGAATGTCCATCAGCGCTTCCATATAGATTTCATGACAAGTGTATCTCGGAATGTCCACACAACACCAGCATATTTCCCGACAACAAATGTGTTTCACCATCCGAATGCCCAACGATAAAAGACGCTGTCATGTACAATGGATCGTGTTTACCTACATGCCCCTCTTTCGCTCCATACGTACATTCTAGAAATTGTCTGTCCAAATGTCCTACAGGATATTTCGGTAAAGGTTCTGACTGCCGAAAAAATTACGAATGCCAAAATATCTTATACAACGGATCCTGTTTATCCTCCTGCCCCAAAGAAGCACCGAACAGAAAAGACAGTGATTGTTACTCCAATTGTCCACCAGAAACCTACATTTATCAGGCCACATGCATTGATCAATATGATTGTCAGGAGAAGAAATTCTATCTCTCCAATGGTAGTTGCGTGCCAACGTGTCCATCTGGAAGTGCTGGCTTCACGGATTACGTCTGTCACCCCTTAATATATGTGTACCAGGCAATTAAGGTTACGCCATTCCTGCTGTTGATGGTGCTGGTGTGTCTGTTCCTCGTGATGTATAATCCTAAGAAATCAAGGCTAATGAATGCACCGACAGCGCTTCAAAGGGAACAG CTCGTTTATAGAGAATGTGACATGGTGGAATGTGTTACGTCGGACCATAGCCATAGACAACAGCAAGACAACGCTGATCCGTATGAAGGTTACATGGAACATAATTCCGACGACGAACTCCTCCCGTTGGAAGATCACCGAAATAACCCTCACAATGTGGACATCGGTCATGGAGCTGCGAACTATTCGAATGATGTGATTGTCCACCCTCAGAGAGACGACGATGAGGACGTGCCTCTGCTACAAGCAGCATCAGAAGACGACCCCTTGATCCGACAAGCTGATGATGCTTTCTTATTTGGTGATGGAATTTACTGA